In Kitasatospora sp. NBC_00240, the following are encoded in one genomic region:
- a CDS encoding family 2 encapsulin nanocompartment cargo protein polyprenyl transferase, with the protein MGIFAVERDHREGSDVDDVLARARGSVDPALRAAVGTLPPSLRRIAAYHFGWSESDGSPAAAPAGKAIRPALVLAATQALGGDPAAAARAAAAVELIHNFTLLHDDVIDGDDTRRHRLTAWRVFGTTEAILAGDALHSLALRTLAEDTHPAAQAAVRRLADCVVELCAGQQADCAFEQRSDVSLAECLAMAEAKTGALLGCACAVGALYAGAGEEAARAMDAFGREIGLAFQLIDDLIGIWGDPEVTGKPVGADLVARKKSLPVVAALGAGTAEAAVLASLYNLDRPLTDDELARCARAVEAAGGRAWAQGESCERMAAAIDHLAAAVPEPADADDLLALAELVTRRSH; encoded by the coding sequence ATGGGGATCTTCGCAGTGGAACGGGACCATCGGGAGGGAAGCGACGTCGACGACGTGCTCGCCCGGGCCCGCGGATCCGTCGATCCGGCTCTGCGCGCGGCCGTCGGCACCCTGCCCCCGTCCCTACGACGCATCGCGGCCTACCACTTCGGCTGGTCGGAGTCCGACGGCTCCCCGGCGGCCGCGCCCGCCGGCAAGGCGATCAGGCCCGCCCTGGTGCTGGCGGCGACCCAGGCCCTCGGCGGGGATCCCGCCGCCGCGGCCCGCGCCGCCGCCGCGGTGGAGCTGATCCACAACTTCACGCTGCTCCACGACGACGTCATCGACGGGGACGACACCAGGCGTCACCGCCTCACCGCCTGGCGGGTCTTCGGCACCACCGAGGCGATCCTCGCCGGTGACGCCCTGCACTCGCTGGCCCTGCGCACCCTCGCCGAGGACACCCACCCGGCGGCGCAGGCCGCCGTCCGGCGCCTCGCCGACTGCGTGGTCGAGCTGTGCGCGGGCCAGCAGGCCGATTGCGCCTTCGAACAGCGCAGTGACGTTTCGCTCGCCGAATGCCTGGCGATGGCCGAGGCCAAGACCGGCGCCCTGCTGGGCTGCGCCTGCGCCGTCGGCGCCCTCTACGCGGGGGCCGGCGAGGAGGCCGCCCGGGCGATGGACGCGTTCGGTCGCGAGATCGGCCTGGCGTTCCAGCTGATCGACGACCTGATCGGGATCTGGGGCGACCCCGAGGTCACCGGCAAGCCGGTCGGCGCGGACCTGGTGGCCCGGAAGAAGTCCCTCCCGGTGGTGGCCGCCCTCGGCGCCGGCACGGCCGAGGCCGCGGTGCTCGCCAGCCTCTACAACCTGGACCGCCCGCTGACCGATGACGAGCTGGCGCGCTGCGCCCGGGCGGTGGAGGCGGCCGGCGGTCGGGCCTGGGCCCAGGGCGAGTCCTGCGAGCGGATGGCCGCCGCCATCGACCACCTGGCCGCTGCCGTGCCCGAGCCGGCCGACGCCGACGACCTGCTGGCGCTCGCGGAACTGGTCACCCGGCGCAGCCACTGA
- a CDS encoding DUF4239 domain-containing protein: MSWMDIGTLVIVLLCLAAALKLLQRYVPHPVREAHNDVAGFIFAAVGVLYAVLLAFVVIAVWENNDSARKTTFQEADSLAGIYWISRELPAPLGPQLEKRTLDYARLVMDTEWPLMADHHSSPEATQLVYGMRADVFAIKPESEQQNVLYEHAVSHLEKLASERRQRLNQVDDEVPTLLWVALIAGAVLTVGFTFLFGLSNTLSHTLMVLALSGLVVISLIVIKEMDFPFTGVTAVKPTAFEVFLNRLPPPR, from the coding sequence ATGAGTTGGATGGACATCGGCACCCTGGTCATCGTCCTGCTCTGCCTGGCCGCTGCCCTGAAACTGCTGCAGCGTTACGTCCCGCACCCGGTCCGCGAGGCCCACAACGACGTGGCCGGCTTCATCTTCGCCGCGGTCGGCGTGCTCTACGCCGTCCTGCTCGCCTTCGTGGTGATCGCCGTCTGGGAGAACAACGACTCCGCCCGTAAGACCACCTTCCAGGAGGCCGACTCGCTGGCCGGCATCTACTGGATCTCCCGCGAGCTCCCGGCGCCGCTCGGCCCCCAGCTGGAGAAGCGCACGCTCGACTACGCCCGGCTGGTGATGGACACCGAGTGGCCGCTGATGGCCGATCACCACAGCAGCCCGGAGGCCACCCAGCTGGTGTACGGGATGCGGGCGGACGTGTTCGCCATCAAGCCGGAGAGCGAGCAGCAGAACGTCCTGTACGAGCACGCCGTCAGCCACCTGGAGAAGCTGGCCTCCGAGCGCCGTCAGCGGCTGAACCAGGTGGACGACGAGGTGCCGACGCTGCTCTGGGTGGCGCTGATCGCCGGGGCGGTCCTGACGGTCGGCTTCACCTTCCTGTTCGGCCTCTCCAACACGCTCTCCCACACGCTGATGGTGCTGGCGCTGAGCGGGCTGGTGGTGATCTCACTGATCGTCATCAAGGAGATGGACTTCCCGTTCACGGGGGTGACGGCGGTGAAGCCGACGGCCTTCGAGGTCTTCCTCAACCGCCTGCCACCCCCGCGCTGA
- a CDS encoding DUF1254 domain-containing protein: MGNPTLVDPDTIRPTAAEAWIWGYALLENYRTMYPQAVDDADPRFVGGFGVFRHYSQPSTPASTDVVTPNNDTPYSWAWLDLRAEPWVISVPAEDRYYVIPVHELDTVYAGFVGSRVTGPGAGDHLVAGPGWQGEVPAGIAGVIRTATQLVGILGRTYLAGTSPEDVADLRAVQQQYRLRPLHEYTGTEAPPPAPQPVWPVWREEVLGTIEFFSFLDFLLGFFPVLPAEADLRRRLAALGVDGRGEFEPAALPVEVRAEIERGIADGRADLDHAAAVATRADGLFGTREQIGGDPLGRAVAARKGLYGLPVEEAWYGGWVADSEGNSPPNAADRDYVLRFAPGGLPPAEFFWSATVYALPDRLLVDNPIGRYSIGDRTPGLVRDADGGLALYVQVKRPADAEHSANWLPAPDGPFSIVIRVYGPARAVLDGDWALPELTPR, encoded by the coding sequence ATGGGAAACCCGACGCTCGTCGACCCGGACACCATCCGCCCGACCGCTGCCGAGGCCTGGATCTGGGGCTACGCCCTCCTGGAGAACTACCGCACGATGTACCCGCAGGCCGTCGACGACGCCGATCCGCGCTTCGTCGGCGGATTCGGCGTCTTCCGGCACTACTCCCAGCCGTCCACCCCGGCCAGCACGGACGTGGTGACGCCCAACAACGACACCCCGTACTCGTGGGCCTGGCTCGACCTGCGCGCCGAGCCGTGGGTGATCTCGGTGCCCGCCGAGGACCGCTACTACGTGATCCCGGTGCACGAGCTGGACACCGTGTACGCGGGTTTCGTCGGCTCCCGCGTCACCGGGCCGGGGGCGGGCGACCACCTGGTGGCCGGACCGGGCTGGCAGGGGGAGGTGCCGGCCGGCATCGCCGGGGTGATCCGGACGGCGACGCAGCTGGTCGGGATCCTCGGCCGGACGTACCTCGCCGGGACGTCCCCGGAGGACGTGGCGGACCTGAGGGCGGTCCAGCAGCAGTACCGGCTCCGGCCGCTGCACGAGTACACGGGCACCGAGGCCCCGCCGCCCGCGCCCCAGCCGGTGTGGCCGGTCTGGCGCGAGGAGGTCCTCGGCACCATCGAGTTCTTCAGCTTCCTGGACTTCCTGCTCGGCTTCTTCCCGGTGCTGCCCGCCGAGGCCGACCTGCGCCGCCGGCTGGCGGCCCTGGGCGTGGACGGCCGGGGCGAGTTCGAGCCCGCCGCGCTGCCGGTCGAGGTACGGGCCGAGATCGAGCGCGGGATCGCCGACGGCCGGGCCGATCTGGACCACGCCGCCGCCGTGGCGACCAGGGCGGACGGCCTGTTCGGTACCCGTGAACAGATCGGCGGCGACCCCCTCGGGCGGGCCGTCGCCGCCAGGAAGGGCCTGTACGGCCTGCCGGTCGAGGAGGCCTGGTACGGCGGATGGGTGGCCGACAGTGAGGGCAACAGCCCGCCGAACGCCGCCGACCGGGACTACGTCCTGCGCTTCGCGCCCGGTGGGCTGCCCCCGGCCGAGTTCTTCTGGTCGGCGACCGTGTACGCGCTGCCGGACCGGCTGCTGGTCGACAACCCGATCGGGCGCTACTCGATCGGCGACCGCACCCCCGGCCTGGTCCGCGACGCGGACGGCGGTCTGGCCCTGTACGTCCAGGTCAAGCGGCCGGCCGATGCCGAGCACAGCGCCAACTGGCTGCCCGCGCCGGACGGTCCGTTCAGCATCGTCATCCGGGTGTACGGACCGGCCCGGGCCGTCCTGGACGGCGACTGGGCGCTGCCGGAGCTCACCCCGCGCTGA
- a CDS encoding DUF1254 domain-containing protein, translated as MTEPALEALAADAYIYGYPLVADLSMVDHVGAEGLGGLLPAPFNRFSHASQLAAPADEFVSVNNDTVYSIAQLDLSEGPLELHVPDTAGGYYVLQFVDAWSNNFAYVGRRATGTAEQRWLIVPPGWHGSPPTGAGVITSPTTIATVVGRIACDGPADLPRIKALQEQLTVAPLAPGGVPAGLPEPDPSVPAELAFFERLRVWQAAFPPAAADVEYQQRFSPLGLLDEGPSPYRAAAPEWTAALVKGLAAGKQRVEEATRPVEGRPAGDWSADLHLFDYNLDFLGPGTLDDPRWRIADRRAAYLTRAAAARAGLWGNHAYEAVYATAFLDEEGRQLTGERSYTVRFDVPPPVDAFWSVTMYALPEYYLVANPAERYSIGDRTPGLVRGEDGSLTLVLQRERPADPAEAANWLPTPAGDFRPMIRLYQPQAAVLDGSYRLPPIRPR; from the coding sequence ATGACCGAGCCCGCGCTCGAAGCCCTCGCCGCCGACGCCTACATCTACGGGTATCCGCTGGTCGCCGACCTCTCGATGGTCGACCACGTGGGAGCCGAGGGCCTCGGCGGCCTCCTGCCCGCGCCGTTCAACCGGTTCAGCCACGCCTCGCAGCTGGCCGCCCCGGCGGACGAGTTCGTCTCGGTCAACAACGACACCGTCTACTCGATCGCCCAGCTCGACCTCTCCGAGGGCCCCCTGGAGCTGCACGTCCCGGACACCGCCGGCGGCTACTACGTGCTGCAGTTCGTCGACGCCTGGAGCAACAACTTCGCCTACGTCGGCCGACGGGCGACCGGCACCGCCGAGCAGCGCTGGCTGATCGTGCCGCCGGGCTGGCACGGATCGCCGCCCACGGGGGCGGGGGTGATCACCTCGCCCACCACGATCGCCACCGTGGTGGGCCGGATCGCCTGCGACGGCCCCGCCGACCTGCCCCGGATCAAGGCGCTCCAGGAGCAGCTGACGGTGGCTCCCCTGGCGCCGGGCGGCGTACCGGCCGGGCTGCCGGAGCCGGATCCGTCCGTGCCCGCGGAGCTGGCCTTCTTCGAGCGGTTGCGGGTCTGGCAGGCGGCCTTCCCGCCGGCCGCCGCGGACGTCGAGTACCAGCAGCGGTTCTCGCCGCTCGGGCTGCTGGACGAAGGTCCGTCGCCCTACCGCGCGGCCGCCCCCGAGTGGACCGCCGCGCTGGTCAAGGGGCTCGCCGCGGGCAAGCAGCGGGTGGAGGAGGCGACCCGGCCGGTCGAGGGCCGGCCGGCCGGCGACTGGAGTGCCGATCTCCACCTTTTCGACTACAACCTCGACTTCCTCGGCCCCGGCACGCTGGACGACCCGCGGTGGCGGATCGCCGACCGCCGGGCGGCCTACCTGACCCGCGCGGCGGCCGCGCGGGCCGGCCTCTGGGGCAATCACGCGTACGAGGCGGTGTACGCCACCGCGTTCCTGGACGAGGAGGGCCGGCAGCTGACCGGCGAGCGCTCGTACACCGTGCGGTTCGACGTGCCGCCGCCGGTCGACGCCTTCTGGTCCGTCACCATGTACGCCCTGCCCGAGTACTACCTGGTCGCGAACCCGGCCGAGCGGTACTCGATCGGCGACCGTACGCCCGGGCTGGTGCGCGGCGAGGACGGTTCGCTGACGCTCGTCCTGCAGCGGGAGCGGCCGGCGGACCCGGCGGAGGCGGCGAACTGGCTGCCGACCCCGGCCGGTGACTTCCGGCCGATGATCCGGCTGTACCAGCCGCAGGCGGCGGTGCTCGACGGCAGCTACCGGCTGCCGCCGATCCGGCCGCGCTGA